One stretch of Meriones unguiculatus strain TT.TT164.6M chromosome 7, Bangor_MerUng_6.1, whole genome shotgun sequence DNA includes these proteins:
- the LOC110545639 gene encoding ADP-ribosylation factor 2 isoform X3 — translation MIGWLLFPPPAVAILLRADFVSLSAAEQRDRDCLAGGVRCRDRLQNSATMGNVFEKLFKSLFGKKEMRILMVGLDAAGKTTILYKLKLGEIVTTIPTIGFNVETVEYKNISFTVWDVGGQDKIRPLWRHYFQNTQGSS, via the exons ATGATTGGTTGGTTGCTGTTCCCGCCCCCAGCCGTCGCCATTTTATTGAGAGCCGACTTCGTCTCGCTGTCCGCGGCGGAGCAGCGGGATCGTGACTGCCTTGCAGGAGGTGTTCGGTGCCGAGACAG GTTACAGAATTCAGCTACAATGGGGAATGTTTTTGAAAAGCTGTTTAAAAGTCTATTTGGGAAAAAAGAAATGCGGATTCTCATGGTGGGATTGgatgcagctggcaaaaccaccaTCTTGTACAAATTGAAGCTGGGAGAGATTGTGACAACCATCCCTACCATAG GTTTCAATGTGGAGACAGtagaatataaaaatatcagCTTCACAGTCTGGGATGTTGGTGGCCAGGACAAAATCAGACCTTTGTGGCGACATTATTTCCAGAACACTCAAG